Below is a genomic region from Streptomyces sp. NBC_00461.
GCCGTGCAGGGCGACCATCTTCCCGAAGTCACCGTCGCGGACTGCGTCGATGGCGTGCAGGCCGAAGCGGGTGGCGAGCCAGCGGTCGAAGGCGCTGGGGGTGCCGCCGCGCTGGATGTGACCGAGGACGGTGGTACGGGCCTCCTTGCCCGTGCGCTTCTCGATCTCCTTGGCCAGCCATTCGCCGACTCCCGACAGGCGGACATGTCCGAAGGAGTCCAGCGACTCGTCCTTGAGGACCACGTCGCCGTCCTTGGGCATGGCGCCCTCCGCCACGACCACGATCGGGGCGTACGACGCCTTGAAGCGGGAGGTGATCCAGGAGCACACCTGGTCGACGTCGAAGCGCTGCTCGGGGATGAGGATGACGTTGGCGCCGCCCGCGAGGCCGGAGTGGAGCGCGATCCAGCCGGCGTGGCGGCCCATCACCTCGCAGACCAGGACGCGCATATGGGACTCGGCGGTGGTGTGCAGGCGGTCGATGGCTTCCGTCGCGATGCCGACCGCGGTGTCGAAGCCGAAGGTGTAGTCGGTGGCGGACAGGTCGTTGTCGATGGTCTTCGGTACGCCGACGACGGGCACGCCGTACTCGTCGGTGAGGCGCGCCGCGACGCCCAGGGTGTCCTCGCCGCCGATCGCGATGAGCGCGTCGACCTCCTGCTTGGCGAGGTTCTCCTTGATCCGGCGGATGCCGTTCTCCTGCTTCAGCGGATTCGTGCGCGAGGAGCCGAGGATGGTGCCGCCGCGGGGCAGGATGCCGCGCACCGCGGGGATGTCGAGGCGGACGGTGTCGCCCTCCAGCGGTCCGCGCCAGCCGTCCCGGTAGCCGACGAAGTCGTAGCCGTACTCCTGCACGCCCTTGCGGACGATGCCCCGGATGACGGCGTTGAGTCCGGGGCAGTCGCCGCCTCCGGTCAGTACTCCGACCCGCATGGAAATGTCCCTTCGCCGCGGTTGCCTGTGGGGGCCACGCTAATGGTGATCCAGGTCACACAGGGATGGGCGTGAAGGGCAATTCCGGTGAACTGTCGGGCGCGCGGTTTACTCGTCGTCAAGTCCGCGTTCTATCGCGTACCGCACGAGTTCGACTCTGTTGTGCAGTTGGAGCTTGCCGAGGGTGTTCTGGACGTGGTTCTGCACCGTGCGGTGGGAGATGACGAGGCGTTCGGCGATCTGCTTGTAGCTCAGGCCCTTGGCGACCAGGCGCAGCACCTCCGTCTCACGGTCGGTGAGCTGCGGGACCTTGGATTCGCCGGTGTCGGCGGCGGGCGCGGGCTCGGAGGCGAGACGGCGGTACTCGCCGAGGACCAGTCCGGCCAGGCCCGGTGTGAACACCGGGTCCCCGACGGCCGTACGGCGCACCGCGTCCAGGAGTTCCTCGGTCGACGCCGACTT
It encodes:
- a CDS encoding 6-phosphofructokinase yields the protein MRVGVLTGGGDCPGLNAVIRGIVRKGVQEYGYDFVGYRDGWRGPLEGDTVRLDIPAVRGILPRGGTILGSSRTNPLKQENGIRRIKENLAKQEVDALIAIGGEDTLGVAARLTDEYGVPVVGVPKTIDNDLSATDYTFGFDTAVGIATEAIDRLHTTAESHMRVLVCEVMGRHAGWIALHSGLAGGANVILIPEQRFDVDQVCSWITSRFKASYAPIVVVAEGAMPKDGDVVLKDESLDSFGHVRLSGVGEWLAKEIEKRTGKEARTTVLGHIQRGGTPSAFDRWLATRFGLHAIDAVRDGDFGKMVALHGTDIVRVPIAEATAKLKTVDPKLYEEVGVFFG
- a CDS encoding response regulator → MTDSTDGQRDPIRVMVVDDHPMWRDAVARDLAESGFDVVATAGDGDQAVRRAKAAAPDVLVLDLNLPAKPGVQVCKELVGHNPALRVLVLSASGEHADVLEAVKSGATGYLLKSASTEELLDAVRRTAVGDPVFTPGLAGLVLGEYRRLASEPAPAADTGESKVPQLTDRETEVLRLVAKGLSYKQIAERLVISHRTVQNHVQNTLGKLQLHNRVELVRYAIERGLDDE